One genomic region from Rhinoraja longicauda isolate Sanriku21f chromosome 36, sRhiLon1.1, whole genome shotgun sequence encodes:
- the LOC144610154 gene encoding beta-microseminoprotein-like, whose protein sequence is MKFLLGIGLLLLAAQLSESACFFQLQNITANGEFWGFDVCIDETDGLMHRMGESWNVTNCKKCWCRNNGYGCCDRYLTPRGYPEDCVAVLDLETCVYRVHLKDDPSIECHSSGAVGK, encoded by the exons ATG AAATTCCTACTGGGCATCGGTCTGCTGCTTCTAGCTGCTCAGCTGTCGGAATCCGCCTGTTTCTTTCAGCTACAGAACATAACCG CTAACGGCGAATTCTGGGGGTTCGACGTCTGTATTGATGAGACCGACGGGTTGATGCACAGAATGGGAGAATCGTGGAACGTAACAAACTGCAAGAAATGCTGGTGTCGTAATAACGGCTACGGATGCTGTGACCG GTATCTTACACCGCGCGGTTATCCTGAAGATTGTGTCGCAGTTTTGGATCTTGAAACTTGTGTGTATCGAGTCCACTTGAAGGACGACCCATCTATCGAATGTCACTCGTCTGGAGCTGTTGGGAAATGA
- the LOC144610155 gene encoding beta-microseminoprotein-like, whose amino-acid sequence MYYGKAQLPKHKTQNANGCIDETDGSMHRIGESWNATNCRECFCDNDGYRCCDRFVTPRHFPEDCVAVFDLETCVYRVHLKDDPSIECHSFGGVGK is encoded by the exons atgtattacggcaaggctcagctgccaaaacacaaaactcaaaatg CTAACGGCTGTATTGATGAGACCGacgggtcgatgcacagaattGGAGAATCGTGGAACGCAACAAACTGCAGGGAATGCTTTTGTGATAATGACGGCTACAGATGCTGTGACCG GTTTGTTACACCGCGCCATTTTCCTGAAGATTGTGTCGCAGTTTTCGATCTTGAAACTTGTGTGTATCGAGTCCACTTGAAGGACGACCCATCTATCGAATGTCACTCGTTTGGAGGTGTTGGGAAATGA
- the LOC144610152 gene encoding uncharacterized protein LOC144610152 isoform X1, which yields MKLLLGIALLLLAVQLSESACFFQRQNISGVIYRLINRQPSASFGCGRKQEHSMKTHVGYEENVQTPHRQQPRSGSNPLSYAARRLPHQPCHFADKSQDSSVCIDTTDGSVHKVGESWNATNCMVCSCETGSYRCCERSPRTFVFPEDCVAVFDSETCQYRIHMKGNPSLDCS from the exons ATG AAACTCCTACTGGGCATCGCTCTGCTGCTGCTCGCAGTTCAACTGTCGGAATCCGCCTGCTTCTTTCAGCGACAGAACATAAGCG gggtaatttacagactaATTAACCGACAACCCAGCGcctctttcggatgtgggaggaaacaggagcactcgaTGAAAACCCACGTCGGTtacgaggagaatgtgcaaactccacacagacagcagccgaggtcaggatcgaacccgctctcTTACGCCGCGAGGCGTCTGCCCCATCAGCCGTGCCACT TTGCGGACAAATCCCAGGACTCCAGCGTCTGCATTGACACGACCGACGGGTCGGTGCACAAAGTGGGAGAATCGTGGAACGCAACCAACTGCATGGTGTGTTCCTGTGAAACTGGGAGTTACAGGTGCTGTGAACG GTCTCCGAGAACATTCGTGTTCCCTGAAGATTGTGTCGCAGTGTTTGATAGTGAAACTTGCCAGTATCGAATCCACATGAAGGGCAACCCTTCTCTCGACTGTTCATGA
- the LOC144610152 gene encoding beta-microseminoprotein-like isoform X2, producing MKLLLGIALLLLAVQLSESACFFQRQNISVADKSQDSSVCIDTTDGSVHKVGESWNATNCMVCSCETGSYRCCERSPRTFVFPEDCVAVFDSETCQYRIHMKGNPSLDCS from the exons ATG AAACTCCTACTGGGCATCGCTCTGCTGCTGCTCGCAGTTCAACTGTCGGAATCCGCCTGCTTCTTTCAGCGACAGAACATAAGCG TTGCGGACAAATCCCAGGACTCCAGCGTCTGCATTGACACGACCGACGGGTCGGTGCACAAAGTGGGAGAATCGTGGAACGCAACCAACTGCATGGTGTGTTCCTGTGAAACTGGGAGTTACAGGTGCTGTGAACG GTCTCCGAGAACATTCGTGTTCCCTGAAGATTGTGTCGCAGTGTTTGATAGTGAAACTTGCCAGTATCGAATCCACATGAAGGGCAACCCTTCTCTCGACTGTTCATGA